One window of Jannaschia sp. CCS1 genomic DNA carries:
- the mmsB gene encoding 3-hydroxyisobutyrate dehydrogenase, with the protein MKIGFIGLGNMGAPMAANLAAAGHEVVGFDTVADTPEGVKAVGSGAEAASDADVVITMLPNGAILRAVAAEIIPAMAPDAVFVDCSTVEVDAAREVAEQAADAGLGWLDAPVSGGVGGAAGGTLTFMVGGSEDAFARVQPLFDIMGQKAVLCGPAGNGQAAKICNNMILGVTMIATCEAFAMADKLGLARQSMFDVVSTSSGYSWTMNAYCPAPGVGPQSPSDNDYQPGFAAELMLKDLGLAQAAAEAADADTPMGAAALALYRRFVEEEDGKGRDFSAMLPRFEGRSRS; encoded by the coding sequence ATGAAAATCGGGTTTATCGGCCTGGGGAACATGGGCGCACCGATGGCGGCCAATCTGGCCGCTGCGGGCCATGAGGTAGTGGGGTTCGATACGGTGGCGGACACGCCCGAGGGTGTGAAGGCTGTGGGATCGGGCGCTGAGGCCGCGTCAGATGCGGACGTCGTGATCACCATGCTGCCCAACGGTGCGATCCTGCGCGCGGTGGCGGCTGAGATCATCCCGGCGATGGCCCCGGATGCTGTTTTCGTCGATTGTTCGACGGTGGAGGTGGACGCGGCGCGGGAGGTGGCAGAGCAGGCTGCGGATGCAGGGCTTGGGTGGCTCGACGCGCCCGTCTCGGGCGGGGTTGGAGGGGCGGCGGGCGGCACGCTGACGTTCATGGTTGGCGGGTCCGAGGACGCCTTCGCGCGGGTCCAGCCGCTGTTTGACATCATGGGCCAGAAAGCCGTCCTGTGCGGGCCTGCGGGCAATGGGCAGGCGGCGAAGATCTGCAACAACATGATCCTGGGCGTGACGATGATTGCAACTTGCGAGGCCTTCGCCATGGCCGACAAACTGGGCCTCGCGCGGCAATCCATGTTTGATGTGGTCTCCACCTCGTCGGGCTACAGCTGGACGATGAACGCCTATTGCCCGGCCCCCGGCGTGGGGCCCCAGAGCCCGTCGGACAATGATTACCAACCGGGCTTTGCGGCGGAACTGATGCTCAAGGACCTGGGGCTGGCGCAGGCGGCGGCAGAGGCGGCGGACGCCGACACGCCCATGGGGGCGGCTGCCCTGGCGCTCTACCGGCGATTTGTGGAGGAGGAAGACGGTAAGGGCCGGGACTTTTCGGCCATGCTACCCCGGTTTGAGGGACGCAGCCGGAGCTAG
- a CDS encoding enoyl-CoA hydratase/isomerase family protein — translation MDVEIRIEGRAGRITLNRPKALNAVTYQMCLAIEAALDAWAGDDAVDLVMIDAAGERAFSAGGDIQEMYDTGMAGDFAYGRRFWADEYRMNAKMFAFPKPVVTFLQGFTMGGGVGVGCHGSHRIVCESSTIAMPECGIGLVPDVGGTLLLARAPGRLGEYLGVTAARMGPGDAIFAEFADYYVPEAEWAALKTDLLTGDCDAVDRAAKTPPPSTLAAQRRAIDHLFGGETLRDLLVDLAHAPDDMADFVAATHKMMGRNAPLSMACAIELVHRARTRDDMEQALRNEYRFTARSMEHGDFLEGIRAAIIDKDRKPVWKHKAPGDVTLAEVAAMLRPLGPDEWRMSK, via the coding sequence ATGGACGTCGAGATCCGAATTGAAGGGCGCGCGGGGCGGATCACGCTGAACCGGCCCAAGGCGCTGAACGCGGTGACCTATCAGATGTGTCTGGCGATTGAGGCGGCCCTGGATGCCTGGGCCGGGGACGACGCTGTGGACCTGGTGATGATCGACGCCGCTGGCGAGCGGGCCTTCAGCGCGGGCGGCGATATTCAAGAGATGTATGACACCGGCATGGCGGGTGACTTCGCCTATGGTCGCCGGTTCTGGGCCGACGAATACCGGATGAACGCCAAGATGTTCGCGTTTCCGAAGCCTGTCGTGACGTTTTTGCAGGGCTTCACCATGGGTGGCGGCGTGGGTGTCGGCTGCCACGGGTCGCACCGGATCGTGTGCGAAAGCTCAACGATCGCGATGCCGGAATGCGGGATCGGGCTGGTGCCGGATGTCGGTGGCACGCTTCTGTTGGCGCGCGCGCCGGGGCGGTTGGGGGAATACCTGGGCGTGACGGCGGCGCGGATGGGTCCGGGCGACGCCATCTTCGCGGAGTTTGCTGACTATTATGTGCCTGAGGCGGAGTGGGCAGCGTTGAAAACTGACCTCCTGACCGGGGACTGCGACGCCGTCGACCGAGCCGCGAAGACGCCCCCTCCCAGCACATTGGCCGCGCAAAGGAGGGCGATTGACCACCTCTTTGGCGGCGAGACCCTGCGCGATCTGCTGGTGGATCTGGCCCATGCGCCGGACGACATGGCGGACTTTGTGGCGGCGACGCACAAGATGATGGGCCGAAACGCGCCGCTGTCCATGGCCTGCGCCATCGAGTTGGTGCACCGCGCCCGGACCCGAGACGATATGGAACAGGCCCTGCGCAATGAGTATCGCTTCACCGCGCGGTCGATGGAGCACGGGGATTTTCTGGAAGGCATCCGGGCCGCAATTATCGACAAGGACCGTAAGCCGGTGTGGAAGCACAAGGCGCCCGGCGATGTGACATTGGCTGAGGTGGCGGCGATGTTGCGCCCGCTGGGGCCGGATGAATGGAGGATGAGCAAATGA
- a CDS encoding acyl-CoA dehydrogenase family protein — MDFQLSEEAQAIYDMARAFGEAEIAPHARDWERDGTIPKALWPKLAELGFAGLYVSEENGGSGLSRLEATLVFEALSEACASVAAFLSIHNMCAKMIETFGSDEMRATFLPRALSMETVFSYCLTEPGSGSDAAALKTRAERTNEGYALTGTKAFISGGGYSDAYIVMCRTGEDGPRGISAVVVEDGADGLSFGGLEDKMGWRSQPTRAVQLDDCAVPAANLLGEEGHGFRYAMAGLDGGRLNIAACSLGAAAAALRGTLAYMGERQAFGQSIDQFQALQFRLADMEIELEAAKIFLRQAAWKLDTGASDATKACAMAKKFCTEAGSRIADQCLQLHGGYGYLADYGIEKIVRDLRVHQILEGTNEIMRMIVSRQMLADRG; from the coding sequence ATGGATTTTCAGCTGAGCGAAGAGGCGCAGGCGATCTACGACATGGCGCGCGCGTTTGGAGAGGCCGAGATTGCGCCCCATGCCCGTGATTGGGAACGCGACGGCACAATCCCCAAGGCGCTTTGGCCGAAGCTGGCCGAATTGGGCTTTGCCGGGCTCTATGTGTCCGAGGAAAACGGAGGCTCAGGTCTGTCGCGGCTGGAGGCGACGCTGGTGTTTGAAGCGCTGTCGGAGGCCTGTGCGTCGGTCGCCGCCTTCCTGTCGATCCACAATATGTGCGCGAAGATGATTGAGACCTTCGGCTCCGACGAGATGCGCGCGACGTTTCTGCCCCGCGCGTTGTCGATGGAAACCGTGTTCTCCTACTGCCTGACGGAGCCGGGATCCGGCTCGGACGCGGCGGCGTTGAAGACGCGGGCGGAGCGCACGAACGAAGGCTATGCGCTGACCGGCACCAAGGCGTTCATCTCGGGCGGTGGCTATTCGGACGCCTATATCGTGATGTGCCGCACCGGAGAGGACGGGCCGCGTGGGATCTCGGCCGTGGTCGTGGAAGACGGCGCGGATGGCCTGTCGTTCGGCGGGCTGGAGGACAAGATGGGATGGCGGTCGCAACCCACCCGCGCGGTTCAATTGGACGACTGTGCGGTCCCGGCGGCGAACCTTTTGGGCGAAGAAGGCCACGGGTTCCGCTATGCCATGGCGGGGTTGGATGGGGGGCGGTTGAACATTGCGGCTTGTTCTTTGGGTGCGGCGGCGGCGGCCTTGCGGGGGACTTTGGCCTACATGGGCGAGCGGCAGGCGTTCGGGCAGTCGATCGACCAGTTCCAGGCATTGCAGTTCCGGCTGGCGGACATGGAGATCGAGTTGGAGGCGGCGAAGATCTTCCTGCGACAGGCCGCCTGGAAACTCGACACCGGCGCGTCGGATGCGACCAAGGCCTGCGCCATGGCCAAGAAGTTCTGTACCGAGGCCGGGTCACGGATTGCCGATCAATGCCTGCAACTCCACGGCGGCTATGGCTATCTGGCGGATTACGGGATCGAGAAGATCGTGCGCGACTTGCGGGTACATCAGATCCTGGAAGGCACCAATGAAATCATGCGGATGATCGTGTCGCGGCAGATGCTGGCGGATCGCGGGTGA
- a CDS encoding DUF1304 domain-containing protein, whose protein sequence is MYRAAAVVIAVIAAVHLYIAWFEIFAWTTRGPAVFSSFPRDLFEETTAIAANQGLYNAFLSAGLIWSLLIREQKWRINVGICFLLFVIVAGVFGAVTVSSRIMLVQTAPATLGLVLLMLARRRV, encoded by the coding sequence ATGTACCGAGCCGCCGCCGTCGTGATCGCCGTGATTGCGGCGGTGCACCTATATATCGCCTGGTTTGAAATCTTCGCCTGGACCACCCGTGGCCCGGCTGTCTTTTCATCCTTCCCGCGAGACTTGTTTGAAGAAACAACCGCCATTGCAGCCAATCAGGGCCTCTATAACGCGTTCCTGTCAGCCGGTCTGATCTGGTCATTGCTGATCCGCGAACAGAAGTGGCGCATCAACGTGGGCATCTGCTTTCTGCTCTTCGTGATCGTGGCCGGGGTGTTCGGGGCCGTGACCGTCTCCTCCCGGATCATGCTGGTGCAGACCGCGCCCGCGACACTGGGTCTTGTGCTGCTGATGCTGGCGCGGCGGCGGGTGTGA
- a CDS encoding carboxylate-amine ligase, translating into MAQTFSDEHFTLGIEEEYLLVDAETYDLAEAPDALMAACADKLSSKVSPEFLQCQIEVGTGVCASIADARADLRNLRATVAECAGRFGLAPIAVSCHPFADWKDQSHTDKDRYNQLARDLGGVVERMLICGAHCHVGLPSENDRVDIMRQMTYFLPHLLALSTSSPFWQGRDTGLASYRLTVFDNLPRTGLPPSFASFDEFQRTVDLLVDMEMIEDSSKIWWDLRPSAAFPTLETRICDVSPRLEDQLSLSALIQCLTRMLMRLRGSNQRWRVYDRFLINENRWRAQRYGVSDGLIDFGRGAVVPLPELVDELIELTEQDAEALGCVDEVQRLRDLAVETSSDRQRKIYKGTRAAGGSHQAAMRSVVEHLLEDFHVDL; encoded by the coding sequence ATGGCGCAGACGTTCTCGGATGAGCACTTCACCCTTGGGATCGAGGAGGAGTACCTGCTCGTCGACGCCGAGACCTATGATCTGGCGGAGGCTCCCGATGCGCTTATGGCGGCCTGCGCGGACAAACTGTCATCGAAGGTGAGCCCTGAATTCCTGCAATGCCAGATCGAAGTGGGCACCGGGGTTTGCGCCAGTATCGCCGACGCGCGTGCAGATTTGCGCAATTTGCGTGCCACGGTCGCGGAATGTGCGGGACGCTTTGGCCTCGCGCCCATCGCGGTGTCCTGCCACCCCTTCGCCGATTGGAAGGATCAAAGCCACACGGACAAGGACCGCTACAACCAGCTTGCCCGCGACCTGGGCGGTGTGGTGGAGCGGATGCTGATCTGCGGCGCCCATTGCCATGTGGGCCTGCCATCCGAGAATGACCGCGTCGATATCATGCGGCAGATGACCTATTTCCTGCCGCACCTGCTGGCGCTGTCCACGTCCTCTCCGTTCTGGCAGGGGCGCGATACGGGGTTGGCGTCCTACCGTCTGACGGTCTTTGACAACCTGCCGCGCACGGGCCTGCCGCCGTCATTTGCGTCCTTTGACGAGTTCCAGCGCACCGTTGATCTGCTGGTCGATATGGAGATGATCGAGGACAGCTCGAAGATCTGGTGGGATCTGCGCCCCTCCGCGGCCTTCCCCACGCTGGAGACGCGGATCTGCGATGTCTCTCCCCGGCTGGAAGATCAGCTGTCGCTCAGCGCGCTGATCCAATGCCTGACGCGGATGCTAATGCGTCTGCGTGGATCGAACCAGCGCTGGCGGGTCTATGATCGGTTCCTGATCAATGAAAATCGATGGCGTGCGCAGCGATACGGGGTCAGCGACGGGCTGATTGACTTCGGGCGCGGCGCGGTGGTGCCGTTACCGGAACTGGTGGACGAGTTGATCGAGTTGACCGAACAGGATGCGGAGGCGTTGGGCTGTGTGGACGAGGTGCAGCGCCTGCGCGATCTTGCCGTCGAGACCAGTTCAGATCGGCAACGTAAGATCTACAAGGGCACCCGCGCGGCAGGCGGGTCCCACCAAGCCGCCATGCGCAGCGTGGTGGAGCATCTGTTGGAGGACTTCCATGTCGACCTCTGA
- a CDS encoding calcium-binding EF-hand domain-containing protein, producing the protein MSKKTESIEVRLSPELKSALARVSCAKGTSMSDTVRTLIEGEVNGRVQTTSQDTGEPSMVTQTTALAARIAAFALPVTVLAAIYVVSAQSSATANPEIRAFFTQVDVNADRRISLAEVERFLQAGQWRPETACADIDGPCTVTAFAAFQLDRADTDRSGALSYAEFAAVNYRDWAEDFLAMDVDGNGVADRAEILRFTLLREVDPPSGATDGDRAAFGDACLLALEEDIHGALPDACGANIQALAAADSIVAAYDADHSGTVTLSEYLGH; encoded by the coding sequence ATGTCCAAAAAGACCGAAAGTATCGAAGTTCGTCTCTCCCCTGAACTGAAGTCCGCTCTTGCGCGCGTCAGTTGCGCCAAGGGCACATCAATGTCGGACACGGTGCGCACTCTGATCGAAGGCGAAGTGAACGGGCGTGTGCAGACCACATCGCAAGACACAGGAGAGCCGTCCATGGTGACACAGACCACTGCGCTTGCCGCACGCATCGCGGCCTTCGCCTTGCCCGTTACGGTGCTTGCCGCGATATACGTCGTCTCGGCCCAATCCTCGGCCACTGCAAACCCCGAGATCCGTGCGTTCTTCACGCAGGTTGACGTCAACGCCGACCGGCGCATCAGCCTGGCGGAGGTGGAGCGGTTCCTGCAAGCCGGGCAGTGGCGTCCCGAGACTGCTTGCGCCGACATTGACGGGCCCTGCACGGTGACCGCCTTTGCCGCCTTTCAACTGGACCGCGCGGATACGGACCGGTCCGGTGCGTTGAGCTATGCGGAATTTGCCGCGGTCAATTATCGTGACTGGGCCGAGGATTTTCTGGCCATGGATGTCGATGGGAATGGCGTCGCGGATCGGGCTGAGATCCTCCGCTTCACCCTTCTGCGAGAGGTGGATCCGCCAAGTGGGGCCACCGATGGCGATCGCGCCGCGTTTGGCGACGCATGCCTCCTCGCTCTTGAGGAGGATATACATGGCGCCCTGCCTGACGCATGTGGCGCAAACATCCAGGCACTGGCCGCAGCCGACAGCATCGTGGCCGCCTACGACGCCGATCATTCGGGCACGGTCACGCTGTCCGAGTATCTGGGCCACTGA
- a CDS encoding CoA-acylating methylmalonate-semialdehyde dehydrogenase: protein MEQIGHWINGKHVAGTSGRAQDVWNPATGEVQAKVALASKAELDDAVADAAKAQVKWAATNPQRRARVMMAFVSLLHRDMDKLAEALSREHGKTIPDAKGDVQRGLEVVEFCIGAPHHLKGEFTDAAGPGIDMYSMRQPVGVAAGITPFNFPAMIPLWKMAPALVCGNAFILKPSERDPSVPMMLAELMQEAGLPDGVLQVVNGDKESVDAILDNETIAAVGFVGSTPIAEYIYGRGCSNGKRVQCFGGAKNHMIIMPDADMDQAADALVGAGYGAAGERCMAISVAVPVGEETADRLIEKLVPKIEALKVGPYTSGDDVDYGPVVTPMAKENILRLVQTGVDQGAELVVDGRDFSLQGYEDGFFVGPHLFDRVTPDMDIYKQEIFGPVLSTVRAGSYEEALKLAMDNEYGNGTAIFTRDGDAARDFASRINVGMVGINVPIPVPLAYHTFGGWKKSAFGDLNQHGPDAFRFYTKTKTVTSRWPSGIKEGGEFTIPVME from the coding sequence ATGGAACAGATCGGTCACTGGATTAACGGCAAGCACGTTGCAGGCACGTCTGGCCGCGCGCAGGACGTCTGGAACCCCGCCACCGGGGAGGTGCAGGCCAAGGTTGCGCTGGCGTCGAAGGCCGAGCTGGACGATGCCGTGGCCGACGCCGCCAAAGCGCAGGTCAAATGGGCCGCGACCAACCCGCAGCGCCGGGCGCGGGTGATGATGGCCTTTGTCAGCCTGTTGCACCGGGACATGGACAAGCTGGCCGAAGCGCTGTCGCGCGAGCATGGCAAGACCATCCCTGACGCCAAGGGTGATGTGCAGCGCGGCCTTGAAGTCGTGGAATTCTGCATCGGCGCGCCGCACCACCTGAAGGGCGAGTTCACCGACGCCGCAGGCCCCGGCATCGACATGTATTCCATGCGCCAGCCCGTGGGTGTGGCCGCGGGCATCACGCCGTTCAACTTCCCCGCGATGATCCCGCTTTGGAAGATGGCCCCGGCCCTTGTCTGCGGCAACGCGTTCATCCTGAAGCCGTCCGAGCGCGATCCGTCCGTGCCGATGATGCTCGCGGAACTGATGCAGGAGGCGGGCCTGCCCGACGGCGTCTTGCAGGTGGTCAATGGCGATAAGGAGAGCGTGGACGCGATCCTCGACAATGAGACCATCGCCGCCGTGGGCTTCGTCGGCTCCACCCCCATCGCCGAATATATCTACGGGCGCGGCTGTTCCAACGGCAAGCGCGTGCAGTGTTTTGGCGGCGCAAAGAACCACATGATCATCATGCCCGACGCGGATATGGATCAGGCCGCGGATGCGTTGGTCGGGGCCGGATACGGCGCGGCAGGCGAGCGGTGCATGGCGATTTCCGTGGCCGTGCCTGTGGGCGAAGAGACGGCGGACCGTCTGATCGAAAAGCTGGTGCCGAAGATCGAGGCGCTGAAGGTGGGGCCGTACACGTCTGGCGATGATGTCGACTATGGTCCCGTCGTCACCCCGATGGCCAAGGAGAACATCCTGCGGCTGGTACAAACGGGTGTGGATCAGGGGGCGGAGCTGGTCGTGGACGGTCGCGATTTCAGCCTGCAGGGATATGAGGACGGCTTTTTCGTTGGCCCGCATCTGTTCGACCGCGTGACGCCGGATATGGACATCTACAAGCAGGAGATCTTCGGACCTGTGCTGTCGACCGTCCGCGCGGGGTCCTATGAGGAAGCCCTGAAACTGGCGATGGACAATGAATACGGCAACGGCACCGCGATCTTCACCCGCGATGGCGACGCGGCGCGAGATTTTGCGTCCCGGATCAATGTCGGCATGGTCGGCATCAACGTGCCGATCCCGGTGCCGCTGGCCTATCACACCTTCGGCGGCTGGAAGAAATCGGCGTTTGGCGACCTGAACCAGCACGGGCCCGATGCGTTCCGCTTTTACACCAAGACCAAGACCGTCACCTCCCGCTGGCCCTCGGGCATCAAGGAAGGTGGCGAGTTCACAATCCCCGTGATGGAGTAG
- a CDS encoding LysR family transcriptional regulator yields MNWDDLRIFLATARAESLTAARGSLRMDPATIARRIARLEGVAGAALFLKSPQGYRLTEAGLRLLAHAEAAEAALSRGMGALTGSAEDLSGTIRIGAPDGCATYLLPQVCARIADAHPGLDLQILALPRIVNLSRREADLAITVSQPKTQRLRGERLSDYRLSLAASTDWLDAHGVPTSVNDLKDMRMIGYIPDMIFDAELDYLSALGVTRVPLASTSVSVQLQMARAGGGLAVVHDFALPTAPELVRVLPNKVSLTRTFWLTTHAGPRDARLDRITTLLRDGLRAEIARLEASSLPRIP; encoded by the coding sequence ATGAATTGGGATGACCTGCGGATCTTCCTTGCGACCGCCCGCGCGGAAAGCCTGACGGCGGCGCGCGGCAGCCTGCGCATGGACCCCGCCACCATTGCGCGCCGCATCGCCCGGCTGGAGGGCGTGGCAGGCGCGGCGCTGTTCCTGAAATCGCCCCAAGGATATCGGTTGACGGAGGCCGGTCTGCGACTTCTCGCCCATGCCGAAGCGGCCGAGGCGGCGCTGTCCCGCGGCATGGGGGCGCTGACTGGCAGCGCGGAGGACCTGTCTGGCACCATCCGCATCGGCGCGCCCGATGGCTGCGCCACCTATCTGCTGCCGCAGGTCTGCGCCCGGATCGCAGACGCGCATCCGGGCCTTGATCTGCAAATCCTCGCCCTGCCGCGCATCGTAAACCTCTCGCGGCGCGAGGCGGATTTGGCGATCACCGTAAGCCAGCCGAAAACCCAGCGCCTCCGTGGCGAACGGTTGAGCGATTATCGCCTCTCGCTCGCGGCCTCAACGGACTGGCTTGATGCCCATGGTGTCCCCACATCCGTGAATGATCTCAAAGACATGCGGATGATTGGCTATATCCCCGACATGATCTTTGACGCGGAGTTGGACTACCTGTCTGCGCTGGGTGTGACCCGCGTGCCGCTGGCCTCAACCTCGGTCTCCGTGCAATTGCAGATGGCGCGGGCGGGGGGCGGATTGGCGGTGGTGCACGACTTTGCATTGCCCACGGCGCCGGAGCTGGTCCGGGTCTTGCCAAATAAGGTGTCGCTGACGCGGACGTTCTGGCTGACGACCCATGCAGGCCCCCGGGACGCCCGGCTGGACCGGATCACAACGCTTCTGCGCGACGGCCTGCGGGCCGAGATCGCGCGGCTGGAGGCGTCCTCTCTGCCCCGAATTCCTTGA
- a CDS encoding CBS domain-containing protein, producing MLVQQILKDKAQGDVVTIAPGSSVGEAAKTLSAKRIGALVVSSDGTDIAGILSERDIVRAIGSGGPGCLADPVESLMTSKIISATRDESVEQVLGKMTQGRFRHMPVMDGAAMVGLISIGDVVKAQLAELAMEKEALEGMIKGF from the coding sequence ATGCTCGTGCAACAGATCCTCAAGGACAAAGCGCAGGGGGATGTCGTGACCATCGCGCCCGGATCCAGCGTGGGGGAGGCGGCGAAGACGCTTTCGGCCAAGCGCATCGGTGCGCTGGTCGTGTCATCGGACGGGACAGACATCGCGGGCATCCTGTCCGAGCGCGACATCGTGCGGGCGATTGGATCTGGGGGGCCGGGGTGCCTGGCGGATCCGGTTGAAAGCCTGATGACCTCCAAGATCATTTCGGCCACGCGCGACGAGTCGGTTGAACAGGTCCTGGGCAAAATGACCCAGGGGCGGTTCCGCCACATGCCGGTGATGGACGGCGCGGCCATGGTCGGCCTGATCTCCATCGGCGATGTGGTCAAGGCGCAGCTGGCAGAGCTGGCAATGGAAAAAGAAGCGCTGGAAGGCATGATCAAGGGCTTCTGA
- the coaD gene encoding pantetheine-phosphate adenylyltransferase, protein MTRTGLYPGTFDPITLGHVDVIKRACKLVDRLVIGVAINRDKGPLFTLEERVAQVEHECAKMTDAFGTEIIAHPFENLLIDCARDVGAQTIIRGLRAVADFEYEFQMVGMNRKLDDSITTVFLMAEAEHQAIASKLVKEIARLGGDVSSFVTPSVNTALREKYPR, encoded by the coding sequence ATGACGCGCACAGGGCTTTATCCGGGAACGTTCGACCCAATCACACTGGGCCATGTCGATGTGATCAAGCGGGCGTGCAAGCTGGTCGACCGGCTTGTGATTGGCGTTGCGATCAACCGCGACAAGGGGCCTTTGTTCACTCTGGAAGAGCGCGTGGCCCAGGTGGAGCATGAATGCGCCAAGATGACCGACGCCTTCGGCACCGAGATCATCGCCCACCCGTTCGAGAACCTTCTGATTGACTGCGCTCGCGATGTTGGCGCACAGACTATTATCCGGGGCCTGCGGGCGGTGGCGGATTTTGAGTACGAGTTTCAGATGGTTGGCATGAACCGCAAGCTCGACGATAGCATCACCACCGTGTTTTTGATGGCGGAGGCCGAGCATCAGGCCATCGCGTCAAAGCTGGTGAAGGAAATCGCGCGATTGGGGGGGGATGTGTCGTCGTTTGTGACGCCGTCCGTCAACACCGCGCTGCGAGAGAAGTATCCCCGCTGA
- a CDS encoding peptidylprolyl isomerase has translation MADIKDPENTILMELKDGTVTIELLADVAPEHTARMKELARAGAYDGVVFHRVIEGFMAQTGDVQHGKKEGGNLRAAGTGGSDKPDLPAEFSKLPHARGTLGAARSSNPNSANSQFFINFSDNDFLNGQYTVYGRVTSGMEHVDAITRGEPPADPDVMISVKVAADA, from the coding sequence ATGGCCGATATCAAAGACCCGGAAAACACGATCCTGATGGAGCTGAAGGATGGCACCGTGACCATTGAGCTGCTGGCGGATGTGGCGCCTGAGCACACTGCGCGGATGAAGGAACTGGCGCGCGCCGGGGCCTATGACGGCGTGGTGTTCCACCGTGTGATCGAGGGGTTCATGGCGCAGACGGGCGACGTGCAGCACGGCAAGAAAGAGGGCGGCAATCTGCGCGCGGCGGGCACCGGCGGGTCCGACAAGCCGGATCTTCCGGCGGAATTCTCCAAGCTGCCCCATGCGCGGGGCACCCTGGGTGCCGCGCGGTCGTCCAACCCGAACTCGGCCAACAGTCAGTTCTTCATCAACTTCAGCGACAATGACTTCCTCAACGGGCAATACACGGTTTATGGGCGGGTCACGTCGGGTATGGAGCATGTGGATGCGATCACGCGGGGCGAGCCGCCTGCGGACCCCGATGTGATGATCTCCGTGAAGGTCGCCGCCGATGCGTAA
- a CDS encoding peptidylprolyl isomerase, whose protein sequence is MRKATAPWAAFGPLLAALLAAAPIGATGIEIDVAGEAEGTIVIDLFEDVAPLHVERITTLATEGAYDDIVFHRVIDGFMAQTGDVEFGGLGQDMRYAGRGGSTYDDLPAEFSDLSFERGTLGMARSQRPDSANSQFFIVFEAASHLNGQYTVFGQVVDGMDVVDMIRRGRGRNGAVTGEPDRMTAVRVLDFDPEPPEPEEEDAEEASE, encoded by the coding sequence ATGCGTAAGGCGACAGCCCCTTGGGCGGCCTTCGGGCCGCTCCTCGCTGCGCTCCTCGCCGCCGCTCCGATTGGGGCGACGGGGATCGAGATCGACGTTGCCGGAGAGGCCGAGGGTACGATTGTCATCGACCTGTTCGAGGATGTCGCTCCGCTGCACGTGGAGCGGATCACAACGCTGGCCACGGAAGGCGCGTATGACGACATTGTCTTCCACCGGGTGATTGACGGCTTCATGGCACAGACCGGCGACGTTGAGTTTGGCGGTTTGGGTCAGGACATGCGCTATGCGGGGCGGGGCGGGTCGACCTATGACGATCTGCCAGCTGAATTCTCGGACCTCTCGTTCGAGCGCGGAACATTGGGCATGGCACGGTCCCAGCGACCGGATTCGGCCAACAGCCAGTTTTTCATCGTGTTCGAGGCGGCCTCGCACCTGAATGGCCAATATACCGTGTTCGGACAGGTGGTGGACGGCATGGATGTGGTCGACATGATCCGCCGGGGCCGGGGCCGCAATGGGGCCGTGACCGGAGAGCCGGACCGCATGACCGCCGTGCGGGTGCTGGATTTTGACCCGGAGCCTCCTGAACCTGAAGAAGAAGACGCAGAGGAGGCGTCTGAATAG